One genomic window of Bacteroidales bacterium includes the following:
- a CDS encoding tetratricopeptide repeat protein, with protein MDKIKDIEKLIHDSISNRYSNSKESHSLAVEILKKSKRQNFIKGIAYAHCIIGFTNQIMHKSENVINHLLDAISFFENNKNEQGYSLTANSLSNYYDILGDYEKALKYANDGYNAANKYNFKEIKADLLSTIGILHSRIADYKHALNSHKKALGIRKKLNLIHASASSLNLIARTNLFLKNFNESEINYKKSIELRNKHNDKGGLIWSYIGIASLYEETNDLLNAENYYLKANEINNAINDLRAKFQIYKGIGKIYCLNDKTNRAWQYLEPLLSIAKELNSKPFEYQAHYALSSYYEKTNHPKESLFHINKYIELKEEVINSETQNKIAQQKAEFEIVNAKQEAEIFQLRNVELKSAYDEIEEKNKSILASINYAKHIQDAILPRKQLIDTILPNSFLLFMPKDIVSGDFYWVLHFNEKVFFAAVDCTGHGVPGAMLSMIGTNILNQAVREKGIEEPGKILEFLSLSISVSLHQTKNESGSKDGMDIAICVYDTKKMLIEYAGAYNPIYHISDGELFEIKGDKIAIGGELKDDKRKYSNHKISVKPTDVIYIFSDGYADQFGGPDDRKFKYKPLKELLLKIHTKEADEQKFILEKTFINWKGENEQIDDVILIGVKI; from the coding sequence TTGGATAAAATAAAAGACATAGAAAAATTAATTCACGATAGTATTTCTAACAGGTATTCCAATTCAAAGGAAAGCCATTCGCTGGCTGTTGAAATACTTAAAAAATCTAAAAGGCAAAATTTTATTAAAGGAATAGCTTATGCTCATTGTATTATTGGATTTACAAATCAAATAATGCATAAAAGTGAAAATGTAATAAATCATTTATTGGATGCTATTTCTTTTTTTGAAAATAATAAGAACGAGCAGGGTTATTCTTTAACGGCAAATTCTCTATCGAATTATTATGACATTTTAGGAGATTATGAAAAGGCTTTAAAGTATGCAAATGATGGATATAATGCTGCTAATAAATACAACTTCAAGGAAATTAAGGCTGATCTTTTAAGTACTATTGGAATACTACACAGCAGAATAGCTGATTATAAACATGCATTGAACTCACATAAAAAAGCACTGGGAATTCGTAAAAAATTAAACCTTATTCATGCATCGGCTTCTTCACTGAATCTTATTGCACGTACCAATTTGTTTTTAAAGAACTTTAATGAATCCGAAATTAATTATAAAAAGAGCATTGAGTTACGTAATAAGCATAATGATAAAGGTGGATTAATATGGAGTTATATCGGAATAGCTTCCTTGTATGAGGAAACTAATGATTTATTAAATGCCGAGAATTATTATCTGAAAGCAAATGAAATCAATAATGCTATTAATGATTTGAGGGCTAAATTTCAGATATACAAAGGAATAGGTAAAATTTATTGTTTGAATGATAAAACAAATAGAGCATGGCAATATTTAGAACCTTTATTATCAATTGCTAAAGAATTAAATTCGAAACCTTTTGAATATCAGGCACATTATGCTTTATCATCATACTATGAAAAAACAAATCATCCAAAAGAATCACTTTTTCATATTAATAAGTATATCGAACTTAAAGAGGAGGTGATTAATTCGGAAACCCAAAACAAAATTGCTCAACAAAAAGCTGAATTTGAAATTGTTAATGCAAAACAGGAAGCTGAGATTTTTCAACTTCGTAATGTTGAATTAAAATCTGCATATGATGAAATTGAGGAAAAGAACAAGAGTATTCTTGCGAGTATAAATTATGCAAAACATATTCAGGATGCAATATTACCGCGAAAACAACTTATTGATACTATTCTTCCAAATTCCTTTCTTTTATTTATGCCAAAAGATATTGTTTCAGGCGATTTTTATTGGGTTTTACATTTTAACGAAAAAGTTTTTTTTGCTGCAGTTGATTGCACAGGACATGGTGTGCCCGGTGCTATGCTTTCAATGATAGGAACAAATATCTTGAATCAAGCAGTTCGGGAGAAGGGTATTGAAGAGCCGGGTAAGATTTTGGAATTTCTTAGTTTATCTATCAGTGTATCTTTGCACCAAACTAAAAATGAAAGTGGAAGTAAAGATGGAATGGATATCGCAATTTGTGTTTATGATACAAAAAAAATGTTAATTGAATACGCCGGTGCATATAATCCGATTTATCATATTTCTGATGGGGAGTTATTTGAAATTAAAGGAGATAAAATTGCGATTGGAGGTGAATTAAAAGATGATAAAAGGAAATATTCTAATCATAAAATAAGTGTTAAACCAACCGATGTAATATATATATTCTCAGATGGATATGCTGATCAATTCGGAGGACCGGATGATAGAAAGTTTAAATATAAACCTCTCAAGGAATTGTTATTGAAAATCCATACAAAAGAAGCAGATGAACAAAAATTTATCCTTGAAAAAACCTTTATCAATTGGAAAGGTGAAAATGAGCAGATAGATGATGTCATCTTAATTGGAGTGAAAATTTAA